From one Papio anubis isolate 15944 chromosome 12, Panubis1.0, whole genome shotgun sequence genomic stretch:
- the GSTP1 gene encoding glutathione S-transferase P — protein MPPYTVVYFPVRGRCAALRMLLADQGQSWKEEVVTMETWQEGSLKASCLYGQLPKFQDGDLTLYQSNTFLRHLGRTLGLYGKDQREAALVDMVNDGVEDLRCKYLSLIYTNYEAGKDDYVKALPGQLKPFETLLSQNQGGKTFIVGDQISFADYNLLDLLLIHEVLAPGCLDAFPLLSAYVARLSARPKLKAFLASPEHVNLPINGNGKQ, from the exons A TGCCGCCCTACACCGTGGTCTACTTCCCAGTTCGAG GCCGCTGCGCGGCCCTGCGCATGCTGCTGGCAGACCAGGGCCAGAGCTGGAAGGAGGAGGTGGTGACAATGGAGACCTGGCAGGAGGGCTCTCTCAAAGCCTCCTGC CTGTATGGGCAGCTCCCCAAGTTCCAGGACGGAGACCTCACCCTGTACCAGTCCAATACCTTCCTGCGTCACCTGGGCCGCACTCTTG GGCTCTATGGGAAGGACCAGCGGGAGGCAGCCCTGGTGGACATGGTGAATGACGGCGTGGAGGACCTCCGCTGCAAATACCTCTCCCTCATCTACACCAACTAC GAGGCGGGCAAGGATGACTATGTGAAGGCACTGCCCGGGCAACTGAAGCCTTTTGAGACCCTGCTGTCCCAGAACCAGGGAGGCAAGACCTTCATTGTGGGAGACCAG ATCTCCTTCGCTGACTACAACCTGCTGGACTTGCTGCTGATCCATGAGGTCCTGGCCCCCGGCTGCCTGGATGCGTTCCCCCTGCTCTCCGCATATGTGGCGCGCCTCAGTGCCCGGCCCAAGCTCAAGGCTTTCCTGGCCTCCCCTGAGCACGTGAACCTCCCCATCAATGGCAACGGGAAACAGTGA